The DNA sequence GGCTTTCCGATCATGCGCTACATCGACATCCAGGACGCGGAGGAATTGCTGCGCGCGTGTGAGATGACGGACGAGTCCGTCCCTCTGGACATTGTCCTGCACACCCCTGGGGGCTTGGTTCTGCCCTCGCTCCAGATCGCGCGGGCGGTCCGCCAGCACAAGGGCAGGGTAACCGTCTTCGTCCCGCACTACGCAATGTCGGGCGGCACGTTGATCGCGCTGGCGGCGGACGAGATTGTGATGTCGCCGCATGCGGTGCTCGGGCCCGTCGACCCGCAGCTCAATGGGATGGCGGCCGCGTCCATCCTGAAGGTCGTTGAAAAGAAACCGGTCTCGGAAATTGATGACCAGACACTGATGCTTGCCGACAACGCCGCGAAGGCCATCGCACAACTGAAGGACGCGGCGCGGGAACTGCTCACGAGGACCCTGCCGGTGGAAAAGGCCGAGCCGCTGGCCGCGCTTCTCGCCGGAGGGGAACGTTGGACGCATGATTTCCCGATCACCGCGTCGATGGCGCGGGAGCTTGGCCTAAACGTCAGCACCACCATGCCGCGCGATGTGATGCAGCTGATGAGCCTTTATCCGCAGCCGAAGCGCGGCACCGCCAGCGTCGAATATCT is a window from the Kiritimatiellia bacterium genome containing:
- a CDS encoding ATP-dependent Clp protease proteolytic subunit, with the translated sequence MDFGQIFWMFFILTALQPVIRQRMLEGARQRLIARIENRRKSRVILLVHRQETMSLLGFPIMRYIDIQDAEELLRACEMTDESVPLDIVLHTPGGLVLPSLQIARAVRQHKGRVTVFVPHYAMSGGTLIALAADEIVMSPHAVLGPVDPQLNGMAAASILKVVEKKPVSEIDDQTLMLADNAAKAIAQLKDAARELLTRTLPVEKAEPLAALLAGGERWTHDFPITASMARELGLNVSTTMPRDVMQLMSLYPQPKRGTASVEYLPERRIGRPRAGGS